The window AAATACTCAGGATGAACTTCGTGGAGCGGGATTAGTGCAAACACAAGACGCACTGGCAGAGCGCAGCCTCCCGATACGAAGTATCGGGGTTACCCGACTTGTTTTTTACCAACCTCATCCAGGCCCTATTAAAACTTAGTGTTAATTAGTGGTAAAATAGCAAAAAGTATAACAAAAATGATAAAAAATGCAGTTTTTATGCGGTTTTCAAGGTGAATACGGTTAGGGGGGGTACTACCCCCTACTACCCCTCCCCCCATAGAGTACTACCCCCTACCCCACCCCTATACTACCTATGGGTATACCATATCTTATCCATAGGTAGCTCTTGTCGTATCCGTAGGCTATGGTTAGTACAGGAGTAGGGAGTGATACGACTAACCATAGGGTATGGCATATCTAACTATGGGTGGCTGGTAGTATACCTATAGGATATGGGTAATATATCCATAGGCTATGGTTAGTATAGCAGTAGGGAGTGGCACTACTAATCATAGGGTATGGCATATCTAACTATAGGTAGCCGGTATCGTACCTATGGGTGGAGGCATAACTATGAGTGGGTTATATCACCAGATATGGTAAACTACAGTCTGCGACCTGTAAACTGCAGTCTACGACCGGTAAACTAGAGTCTAAGGCTTAAAAACTGGAGTTTACGGCTTATATCCTTGTGCATACTGCTCATATTCACGTGAATATGAGTTATAACGATGTCGTTACGGCTTATAGTCCCTGGACTATGGCTTATAGTCCCTGAACTACGGCTTGTAGTCCTTGGACTACAACTTATATCCCTACTCTCTTATTCCAGTTCAAAACTTACGGTAAACTTGGCTTTTACCGATATCTGGCCAAGGGCTATAGTCCCCTCGCCCGTTTCCGCGCCCTGCCCGGAATCACGACTAACTTGAGAATTGGAAAAATTGTTATCACCATAGTAAGAAATCTCTTCTTCTTTAATGGTGTACGGCTTGCCGACCTTCTGCCCCAGTTCAGCCGAAACGGCCACGGCTTTTTCCCGGGCGGCTTTGACGGCCATGGCCCGCGCCTGGTCTTTGTATTTCCTCAGTTCCGATGTCCGAAACTGGACGCCACGGACATTATTAGCTCCGGCTTCAAGGACACCGCTGAGGAATTCTTCGAACTTGGAAACATCCTTGAGGATGAAGACAATGGTCTTTTCAACCTCATAGCCGACAAAATTACGTCCGCTCCAACTGCCGCTTTCATATCTGGGGTAGATACTGATTTGGCTGGTTTGAACATATTTGGGGTCAATCTGATATTGAGGAGCCAGAGCCAATATTTTCTTGACGCTAACATCGTTCTGAGTCTTGGCGGCGCTGAGTTTCTTATCCAGAGTTTCTACTCCCAGCGTGATGACCACCTCATCCGGGACCACATTGACTTCTGATTGCCCGGTCACGGTAATCAAGCGGGGCGTTGCCTGTTGCCCCGGTTCACCTGCCCCAATGCACAACAGGAGCATTACTCCCAAAAACACTACTACTGCATTCTTCATAAAACGCTCCTTTCGAATTATTCATTTTCGCCGAAGAACGCCATATGAGCGCCCATCCAATTCAATCACGCTCAGGCGGTAAAATATACTTAGCAGAAAACACGATTCCTATATCCACTTTCTTACAAATACTTATTACATTAACCACATCCTGCCATGGGACATTTGGCGCAGCATTAATAACGACGGGTATAATATTGTAATACTCAGGAGCATCGCCATCGTATGTTACTGTAATTGGTGAAGCATTAGTTTGCTTACCATCTTTTTTAAAACGGTAAACTTCTTCCTGAATGATTTCCTCTAGTTTACCCAAGCTTTCCACTGATGTTGAACCAATCATTAGTTTTGTTTTACCTGTGCTGGCATCCAATTCCATTGATACCCTAAACTCTTCCAGTATCGGATCAGTAACAAGTGTAGGACTCATACCTCCATCCTTTGGGAGCGGAATTTCCAGCTTTCCATCTATCTCTTTGTGTTTACTGAAAAACACAGTGAATATCCAGATACAAAGCACTATGGCTATCATTGTTAAAACAATGATACAGAATCTATCAACGGTCTTTTGTGAATATAACATATCAAACACATTTAAATCAGTATCCGTCTCTACTTAATGTGGCAGTACGTCACTTCGTTCCTACTTCGCCCTAGCCCAGTGCAAATATCATTAGCCCTGTGATTTGCACTGGATAAGGTGCCGGTAACTCACTTCGTTCGAACCGGCACTAATCCCCGAAACAAATCCCCAGTTCCTTACCGGAGCGGATGACGTCGGAGGTCAGGGGCACGGTGTTTAATTGGGCGATGGCTTCTTCGAGCGGGACCGAGCCGATGTCGGGCGGCCTTAGGCAGACCATACGACCAAATTTGCCTTCGGCAATGAGCCGAACCGCGGCCGTGCCAAACCGGGTGCCGACCAGCCGGTCAAACGTGGTCGGGTTACCGCCCCGCTGTAGGTGGCCCAATACCATAGACCGGGTCTCTTTGCCGGTCCTTTTGGCTATTTCATCGGCTACCAGGTTGCCGACCCCGCCCAGCACCTCGACGTGGCTGGCCGAGCCGGCCGCCTTGACCAGGCGCTGTCCGCCGGCCGGTTGGGCGCCTTCGGCTACGACCACGATGCAGAAGTTGCGGTTGGTCTGGTAGCGGTCCCTGACCTTGGCGCAAATCTTGTCGAAACTGAACGGTATCTCGGGTATGAGAATGATGTCGGCGCCGCCGGCCACGCCGGAGTTCAGGGCTATCCAGCCAGCGTAACGGCCCATAACCTCAACGACCATCACCCGTTTGTGGCTCTGGGCGGTGGAATGTAGCTTGTCCAGCGCGTCGGTGGCCGTGGATACGGCCGTGTCGTAGCCGAATGTTATGACCGTGGCCTTGAGGTCGTTGTCAATAGTCTTGGGAATACCGACGATGGGCAGGCCTTTTTTCTTAAGCTGGTTGGCAATGCCCAGCGAGCCGTCGCCGCCGATAGCCACCAGCGCGTCAAGCTTGAGCTTGCGGAAGTTGCGGACGATGATGTGGGAAACGTCCTTGACCACCGTCTTGTTGCCGACCCGGACCTGGTGCTTGAAGGGGTTGCCGCGGTTGGTGGTGCCCAGGATGGTGCCGCCCATATTCAATATGCCGGTGATGTCTTTGGTGGTGATTCTTTTAGCCTTGGAGGTATGCAACAGACCTTCGAAACCTTCCCTTATACCTATTACTTCCCAACCGCGATTGAAGGCGCTCTTGACCACGGCCCGGATGACGGCATTAAGCCCCGGCGCGTCGCCGCCCCCGGTTAAAACACCGATACGTTTTATAGTCTTCATATTATACTCCTTTTTTCTCAGCTTATCTGGCTGGCGATATCTTCTGATATTAAATAACTAATTTATTTTACCAAATCTACCGAATCATTCCTTACTGGCTTTAGCCCCGATATTTCGCCCTAGCCCAGTGCAAATATCACTAAGCTACTCTTTCACCTTAGTCCCGTTAAGCTTCGCTTAAGGGATCTAAGTGACACTAACTCGCAAACTCGAAGTGTCACTAAGAGATAAGTGCCAGTAACTCAAACCGGCACTAGCCCCGATACTTCGTATCGGGATAAGGGACAGTAACTCACTGCGTTCGAAGTGGCACTAATCTTCGCTGGAATAAAGAATATCCTTGAATTGGCCGGAGCAATTGTTGCCTATCAGTGCCTGGACTCCGGACAGCGCGTCTTTGTTGGGCTCGGTTGCCTCGAAACACAGTTCTCCATTCAAATAACAACGGATGGTCTTGCCGGCCACTTCGACCTCGAGCTCGTTCCAGTCGGAGATATCTACATCAGGCAGCTCCTTCTCCTTAATCCGCAGGTACCGGCCGCTGTCCAGGGTATGCTTGCCCAGTAGGAGCTTGCCGTCAAAATAGCCGAAGACGTAACAGTTTTTCAGGCTCTGGAAGCCAAATCCAAGCGCCAGTATATTGGATTGGCCGAAACCGCTGTCCTGTTTGACCCGGGCGATGATGTTGTAGTCGCCGTTGAGCCGAACCCGGGTCGATGAGGCGGAAATCATTTCTTTGTCTTCGAAGACAAAACTGGCGCAGTTTTCCCGAACCGACCAATCACGGTTGATGTCCCAGTCATCCAGGTCATTGCCGTTAAAGAGCGGTTTCATCGTGGCTTTCTTTGCCTCGGTCACCTTCTGGGCCAGCTCCTTACGCTTGATTTGCAATCCTTCATCGTTGGGCACAGCCCGGAACGCGCGTTCGATAATGTAAACGGCCAGCTCTATGTCCTCGGCCTGGTATTTGTCTATCAACGGCATTAATGACTTTATCAACTGCTCGTTGGCCTTGTCCA of the Candidatus Brocadiia bacterium genome contains:
- a CDS encoding SIMPL domain-containing protein; the protein is MKNAVVVFLGVMLLLCIGAGEPGQQATPRLITVTGQSEVNVVPDEVVITLGVETLDKKLSAAKTQNDVSVKKILALAPQYQIDPKYVQTSQISIYPRYESGSWSGRNFVGYEVEKTIVFILKDVSKFEEFLSGVLEAGANNVRGVQFRTSELRKYKDQARAMAVKAAREKAVAVSAELGQKVGKPYTIKEEEISYYGDNNFSNSQVSRDSGQGAETGEGTIALGQISVKAKFTVSFELE
- a CDS encoding biopolymer transporter ExbD, with amino-acid sequence MLYSQKTVDRFCIIVLTMIAIVLCIWIFTVFFSKHKEIDGKLEIPLPKDGGMSPTLVTDPILEEFRVSMELDASTGKTKLMIGSTSVESLGKLEEIIQEEVYRFKKDGKQTNASPITVTYDGDAPEYYNIIPVVINAAPNVPWQDVVNVISICKKVDIGIVFSAKYILPPERD
- a CDS encoding 6-phosphofructokinase; its protein translation is MKTIKRIGVLTGGGDAPGLNAVIRAVVKSAFNRGWEVIGIREGFEGLLHTSKAKRITTKDITGILNMGGTILGTTNRGNPFKHQVRVGNKTVVKDVSHIIVRNFRKLKLDALVAIGGDGSLGIANQLKKKGLPIVGIPKTIDNDLKATVITFGYDTAVSTATDALDKLHSTAQSHKRVMVVEVMGRYAGWIALNSGVAGGADIILIPEIPFSFDKICAKVRDRYQTNRNFCIVVVAEGAQPAGGQRLVKAAGSASHVEVLGGVGNLVADEIAKRTGKETRSMVLGHLQRGGNPTTFDRLVGTRFGTAAVRLIAEGKFGRMVCLRPPDIGSVPLEEAIAQLNTVPLTSDVIRSGKELGICFGD
- a CDS encoding family 16 glycoside hydrolase, producing the protein MKRLILAVLIGALFGAITYSDDDVAQVFIKKAQDLAKKKEYKEALANFRKAIAEAPNLVDGYFCLGEMYRDIGESEEAATNFSRASEMISEQEQTSKLKSYQSKIDGFFAEYNKVRQELDKANEQLIKSLMPLIDKYQAEDIELAVYIIERAFRAVPNDEGLQIKRKELAQKVTEAKKATMKPLFNGNDLDDWDINRDWSVRENCASFVFEDKEMISASSTRVRLNGDYNIIARVKQDSGFGQSNILALGFGFQSLKNCYVFGYFDGKLLLGKHTLDSGRYLRIKEKELPDVDISDWNELEVEVAGKTIRCYLNGELCFEATEPNKDALSGVQALIGNNCSGQFKDILYSSED